ATGTCGCTTTTATTTTTTATAGATGCCACCGCAGAAGTCGCAAGCTCGGGGAGTGAAGTTCCAAAAGCGATAAGAGTCAGCGCAATTATGGAATCGGGCACGCCCAAGCTAGTCGCGATATTCATCCCTCCCTTGACCGTGGCCCAACCTCCAAATGCAAGCAAGCCTAGGCCAAGAATTACAAATATAATAGATTTGCCGAATTTACTGAATCCTTTTTCGACTATTTTTTCTCTTATATCATCTGTTTTTGAGGAAAAAGAATGAACCAAGAATAATACATACAATAGAATTAGGATTATACCATCGAAACGATTAATAACTCCATCCTGAGCTAGCATCCACAATACTACTGAAACCATTATTACAGTGGGGACATCTTCTCTCAATGCTTTTCTCTCGATAGGAATCGGACGAATCAGCGCGGTCACTCCTAGAATCAGCAGTATGTTGCAAATATTGCTTCCTATGATGTTACCTATCGAGATACCCATTGAATTATTAGCCGCCGATACCACAGAGACAGTTAATTCAGGCAAGCTTGTGCCCACTGCAATAATTGTCAACCCTATAACTATCGGGCGAATACGCGCAATTAGGGCGAGTTCTACGCCGCCTTTCACAAGGCTATTCGCACCAATAAAAAGCCCTAAAAGGCCAAGAAATAATATTGTTGTATCTCCGAACAAGTTTTACATTTCTCCAAACTTGTCCTTAATTGTCATCTTGCCATCCTTTGGAGAAACTGTTATAGCCCTATTCGTTGCAGGAAATTCCTCTCCCGGAATCCATTCACCCTCTTTGCCGGAATTCGTGTATTTATATTCAAGATAAGCACCCTCGGGAAATTCGAAATTGAGGCTCCATATACCATCGCCGGCTTTAGCATCACCATGGGTTCCATCGTCGAACATAGGTATTTGATTCGGTGTCCATTCGCCGAATTCAGGCTGCTCGCCGACTATATATATTTTATCGGATACATCTATATGATTAGCATCGACCACAAAGGTCACGGAAATCTTTTGTCCTCCACCCTTGGTCATAGCGCCACCACCACCCAAATTACCTGAAAGAATCGATTCAAATTGGGGGATATCGGTGTCAATTCCTCCCTTCCTGGCGTAACGATATACATTCGAGAGGTGCGTTCTAAAGGCTTCATCGAAAGGCATATCGCCGCCGGGAGCGCCTTGATCGGCACCATACCACCAGAACCAATCGGAACCTTCGGCAGCGAACATAGCATCCCACATATCGAAAATGGCTTGTTCTTTTTCATTTTTGGGAATTTCATTAATTTTAGGTGGCGTAAGTCCCCAATCGGCTATATCACGTCTAACCTTACCGAGCATATTCCATGCAATATTCTCCTCCTTTTCACCGATCCACGTATCGAAATTGGCGTTGATCCAGCTTCCGGGCCATAGCGGTTCGAGTTCCGGCATTTTTCCTATATCGTGCGCCTCTATACCTCTCTCTGGATTACCAATAATATATTCCCCCGGAGTAACAGTAATTACTCTGCCAAGTTGATGCAATTTAGTCAGTTTTCGGTAAAGCGTTTCGAGGAAATCCTTGCCATCGGGCGAAAGGCGATACCACTCCCATGCATTTTCACCATCGAGTATCACGGTGATAAGCCTATCCTCACCCTCC
The DNA window shown above is from bacterium and carries:
- a CDS encoding calcium/sodium antiporter — translated: MFGDTTILFLGLLGLFIGANSLVKGGVELALIARIRPIVIGLTIIAVGTSLPELTVSVVSAANNSMGISIGNIIGSNICNILLILGVTALIRPIPIERKALREDVPTVIMVSVVLWMLAQDGVINRFDGIILILLYVLFLVHSFSSKTDDIREKIVEKGFSKFGKSIIFVILGLGLLAFGGWATVKGGMNIATSLGVPDSIIALTLIAFGTSLPELATSAVASIKNKSDIAVGNILGSNICNSLFVIGVAGIMKPFSIPLDILQFSFPMMLFASVAMFPFVKSGRSLNRLEGAFFVVSYLVYCVALMI